A stretch of DNA from Deltaproteobacteria bacterium:
CGGCCCAGGCCGCATTGTTGATGTCTTTCTGCTCGATTTTCCCATTCATCGTTTTATGCTCCTTGTGCCAGGCGAATTAAAGTGATCGAAACATACTGCCTGCGTTTTTCAGCCAGTTTTTCCATGATATGCTGTTCTTCCTCCGCCAAAGAGGCCGTTGTGAAAATGGCCCTTTGCCGATCAAGGGGGGGGACAAATACTTCGAGTCCCTCCAGCGTCTCTTTGCTGATCATCTTTTGGGCGGTCCCTTTGGCCTGACTCGAAAAAAAAGTTTGTGCCGGCTTCTGGCTGATAAACCAGTTCAGATACTCGGGCAGAATGTCACGATCGTTCACCCTGATCCTCAAAAGGGGTGCAGCCACCACAGCCGTGCCCGGATCATCTAAAAGGATCGCCGACGTAGTTGTCAAACCTCTGGATCGGAAAATAAGATCGCCCGGCTTCACCAGATGATGCTCCTTGGGCTTTTCCATGTCAACCAACATCAGAGTTTTGCACTCAACACGGTTCCGATCGGTCAGGTCCTTCATCTGGATGACGGATACCGTCCCGGTATCGATAGATTCAAGCCGAGCCCGAAACGAATACCCCATTTGAATTAATGCCATATCTTTTAATTTAATCTTCACGCCGCACCATAAAAAATTGCTGAAATATCGTTACGGCATTAATTTATTCCAAAAATATTATATTTGTCAAGATAAAAATTTAACAGAAACCTAATTTCTGTAAATTATAAATAACATTGGTCTCTCCATCCGGCCGGATGTGGCTTCGGACTCCGTAGTTGAAGAAGGAAGCCGGAGGGAAGATAAGAAACCCAGGAAAAGGACTTCCCAAGGGGGAATCATTTCTCCTCTGCTGGCTAACCTGTACCTCCACGAGATGGATCGA
This window harbors:
- a CDS encoding restriction endonuclease subunit S — translated: MKIKLKDMALIQMGYSFRARLESIDTGTVSVIQMKDLTDRNRVECKTLMLVDMEKPKEHHLVKPGDLIFRSRGLTTTSAILLDDPGTAVVAAPLLRIRVNDRDILPEYLNWFISQKPAQTFFSSQAKGTAQKMISKETLEGLEVFVPPLDRQRAIFTTASLAEEEQHIMEKLAEKRRQYVSITLIRLAQGA